From Pirellulales bacterium, one genomic window encodes:
- a CDS encoding ABC transporter permease — protein MSLWKIAWRSIEQRSLASCLTAVSMALGVALVVTVLVIHSVVDHFFRHSSQGYDMIVGATKGGRLQLVLNTVYHLSQPVENLPYRFYKEFLKDGEHPGKFSSLVDVAVPLCLGDSYDEFRVVGTTPAMLEAWEPYQKYEFAAGRNFEHENFFEGVIGSVVANATGLKVGDTFQPTHGVEATEGSHKHDAFTVVGILKPTGTPNDRALFINMEGFYMLRGHAKEEEQEGRGQKAEGGMDAEHEEHGEHEDDAMHDEHHEHADEHHDDKRAGDADHEHEEHAKGQHAENGEAEHGHEDYDEHEHEEHEHGHAHTPLPESQREVTAILVRSSATNVMASMNLVRMINKGNEAQAVLPAREIQTLLDMIIGNLRFLLLALSVLIVIVAGIGIMVSIYNSMSDRRREIAVMRSLGARRSTVLNVILLESILLSVGGGAAGWLLGHGVVVGASPWVQAHTGFALGRFEFSPWEAALLPALVLLASLVGYLPGLAAYRTDVAKALSAAP, from the coding sequence ATGAGTCTTTGGAAAATCGCATGGCGCAGCATCGAGCAGCGGTCATTGGCCTCGTGCCTGACCGCCGTATCGATGGCACTGGGCGTGGCGCTGGTGGTGACGGTGCTGGTCATCCACTCGGTGGTCGACCATTTTTTTCGCCACAGCAGCCAGGGCTACGACATGATCGTGGGGGCCACCAAAGGCGGCCGGCTGCAACTCGTGCTCAACACGGTCTATCACCTGAGCCAACCGGTCGAGAACCTGCCCTATCGTTTTTACAAGGAGTTTTTGAAGGACGGCGAACATCCGGGCAAGTTCTCGTCGCTCGTCGACGTGGCGGTGCCGCTCTGCCTGGGCGACAGCTACGACGAATTTCGCGTGGTCGGCACCACGCCGGCCATGTTGGAGGCCTGGGAGCCGTATCAGAAATACGAGTTTGCGGCGGGGCGAAACTTCGAGCACGAGAACTTTTTCGAGGGAGTGATCGGCTCGGTCGTGGCCAACGCCACGGGTCTCAAGGTGGGCGACACTTTCCAGCCGACGCACGGCGTGGAGGCGACCGAAGGCTCGCACAAGCACGACGCCTTTACGGTGGTGGGCATCCTCAAGCCGACCGGCACGCCCAACGACCGCGCGTTGTTCATCAACATGGAAGGCTTTTATATGCTCCGCGGCCATGCCAAGGAAGAGGAACAGGAAGGCAGAGGTCAGAAGGCAGAAGGCGGAATGGACGCGGAGCATGAGGAACACGGCGAGCACGAGGATGATGCGATGCATGACGAGCATCACGAGCATGCCGACGAGCACCACGACGACAAGCGGGCGGGCGACGCCGATCATGAGCATGAAGAGCACGCCAAGGGTCAACATGCCGAGAATGGCGAAGCGGAGCACGGTCATGAGGACTACGACGAGCACGAGCATGAGGAGCATGAGCACGGGCACGCCCATACGCCGTTGCCCGAATCGCAGCGCGAAGTGACGGCCATCCTGGTTCGCAGCTCGGCCACGAATGTCATGGCGTCGATGAACCTGGTGCGGATGATCAACAAGGGAAACGAGGCCCAGGCGGTGCTGCCTGCCCGCGAGATTCAGACGCTGTTGGACATGATCATCGGCAACCTGCGGTTCTTGCTGCTGGCCTTGTCGGTGTTGATCGTGATCGTGGCGGGCATCGGCATCATGGTCAGCATCTACAACTCGATGAGCGACCGGCGGCGCGAAATCGCGGTCATGCGTTCGCTGGGCGCGCGCCGCTCGACGGTGCTGAACGTGATCCTGCTGGAATCGATCTTGCTTTCGGTGGGCGGCGGTGCGGCCGGCTGGCTGCTGGGGCACGGCGTGGTGGTGGGCGCCAGTCCGTGGGTGCAGGCACACACGGGCTTTGCACTGGGCCGGTTCGAGTTTTCGCCTTGGGAGGCGGCGCTGCTGCCGGCCCTCGTCCTGCTTGCTTCGCTGGTCGGCTACTTGCCCGGCCTGGCGGCGTATCGCACCGACGTGGCCAAGGCGCTCTCCGCGGCGCCGTAA
- a CDS encoding class I SAM-dependent methyltransferase, with product MIQPNLTSHVAPRRHPPREDQFDGPLRPPRRAPPLDNGPRPIVPKLRDIRTLNLVYHIWPVASNDLWRWNITRLLPRINIFNGKRIVAIATDDETVSADEVIRELVGHGITFITMANDARLREGTTFLPLLDAVYTLDPTEATFYGHAKGVSRARSVHTVEKAWAECMYHHCLDFPDRAREALAHKAMYGVSFPIEKAWIYPGTFWWFHNASLFARDDWRTLENHVTREGVGWSVEAFPNRFFADDCQRVFPPELIYPPDRKFGLYDERIWTSDVRVPSLNERAKWRWGHAIEREWLTWGKILSGDSIVEAVARHATLEGARMLEIGPGYGRFMESLQKQRVRFGSFTGIDLSPQRSRELRRSFPEGRFVWGDIESFRDIGPLAPCDVIVATLVFKRLCPTFQLAATNCHWLLSPGGTLIFDVPETGVDWPPTEEAQAGSFEKGWGHGAFSKSYRREEICELLEASGFCDVRFDSIIHDGDKKRLLVIARRA from the coding sequence ATGATCCAACCGAATTTGACATCGCATGTCGCACCGCGGCGTCATCCGCCGCGCGAAGACCAATTCGATGGGCCGCTTCGTCCGCCGCGACGAGCACCGCCGCTGGACAACGGTCCGCGGCCAATCGTTCCCAAATTGCGCGACATCCGGACCCTCAACCTGGTTTATCATATCTGGCCGGTCGCTTCGAACGACCTGTGGCGCTGGAACATCACGAGGTTGCTGCCGCGCATCAACATCTTCAACGGCAAGCGGATCGTCGCCATCGCCACCGACGACGAGACGGTTTCAGCCGACGAGGTCATCCGCGAGCTGGTGGGGCATGGCATCACCTTCATCACCATGGCCAACGACGCGCGGCTGCGCGAGGGAACGACCTTTCTGCCGCTGCTCGACGCGGTGTACACGCTCGACCCGACTGAGGCGACGTTTTACGGCCATGCCAAGGGCGTGTCGCGGGCCAGGTCGGTGCATACCGTGGAAAAGGCCTGGGCGGAGTGCATGTATCACCATTGCTTGGACTTCCCCGACCGCGCGCGCGAGGCGTTGGCGCATAAGGCGATGTACGGCGTGTCGTTTCCGATCGAGAAAGCGTGGATTTACCCGGGCACGTTCTGGTGGTTCCACAACGCCAGCCTGTTTGCGCGCGACGACTGGCGAACGCTCGAGAATCATGTCACACGCGAAGGCGTCGGCTGGTCGGTCGAGGCATTTCCCAATCGGTTCTTCGCGGACGACTGCCAGCGCGTCTTTCCGCCCGAGTTGATCTATCCGCCCGACCGGAAATTCGGTCTCTACGACGAACGGATATGGACGAGCGACGTGCGCGTCCCCTCGCTCAACGAGCGCGCGAAGTGGCGTTGGGGGCACGCGATCGAGCGCGAGTGGCTGACCTGGGGCAAAATCCTGTCGGGCGATTCGATTGTCGAGGCCGTCGCCAGACACGCGACGCTCGAGGGCGCGCGAATGCTCGAAATCGGCCCGGGTTACGGCCGGTTTATGGAATCGCTTCAGAAGCAGCGGGTGCGTTTCGGCAGTTTCACCGGTATCGATCTTTCGCCCCAACGCTCCCGCGAACTGCGCCGGAGCTTTCCTGAAGGCCGGTTTGTGTGGGGCGACATCGAAAGCTTCCGCGACATCGGGCCGCTGGCGCCGTGCGACGTGATCGTGGCCACGCTGGTCTTCAAGCGCCTTTGCCCGACCTTTCAGCTTGCGGCAACGAACTGCCATTGGCTGTTGTCGCCGGGCGGCACGCTGATTTTCGACGTGCCGGAGACGGGCGTCGATTGGCCGCCCACCGAAGAGGCGCAGGCCGGTTCGTTCGAGAAGGGTTGGGGCCACGGAGCGTTCTCGAAGTCCTACCGCCGCGAAGAAATCTGCGAGCTGCTTGAAGCGTCGGGCTTCTGCGACGTGCGGTTCGATTCGATCATTCACGACGGCGACAAGAAGCGACTGCTCGTGATTGCGAGACGGGCATGA
- a CDS encoding aldehyde dehydrogenase (NADP(+)) — MPSKEIQPVLLAGHWQPSQATGMFQSENPSTKQPLDERYPVSSWADCEIALEAAAEAAVKLQAVSRDTIARFLDRYAERIEQRAGEICQTAHQETGYPVSPRLADVELPRTTGQLRQAATAAREGSWCMATIDTKANIRSCFLPLGPICVFGPNNFPLAFGSISGGDFAAAIAAGNPVIAKANSSHPATTRLFAEEAQLAADECGLPPGTVQLLYRLNHEDGERLVADPRVGATGYTGGRSAGLKLKAAADAAGRPIYLELSSINPVVVLPGALAERAEKIADEFSTSCLMGTGQFCTNPGLVLLLAGESSNRFVAAVSQRFEQAPPGVLLSKSVAGSLEKSAAELTAAGAKALIGGRPVAGPAYRFANTLFQVDARTFLADPHRLQTEAFGNSSLLVVADDAAQAAQVIDSLEGNLTGGIYSDTSGSDDRLYDQLAPRLRRRVGRLLNDKMPTGVAVSPAMNHGGPYPATGHPGFTAVGMPASLHRFAMLACFDNVRPQRLPAVLQDKNPNGRMWRLIDGQWTQADVAHTVLAESTPVR; from the coding sequence GTGCCATCCAAAGAGATTCAACCCGTGCTGCTGGCCGGGCACTGGCAACCGTCGCAGGCGACGGGCATGTTTCAGTCCGAGAATCCGTCGACGAAGCAACCGCTCGACGAACGCTATCCGGTCAGCTCGTGGGCCGACTGTGAGATAGCGCTCGAGGCCGCCGCCGAAGCCGCTGTCAAGCTGCAAGCCGTCTCTCGCGATACGATCGCGCGGTTTCTGGACCGCTATGCCGAGCGGATCGAGCAACGTGCCGGCGAGATTTGCCAGACGGCACATCAGGAAACCGGCTACCCGGTGTCGCCGCGTCTGGCCGACGTGGAATTGCCCCGCACTACCGGCCAACTACGGCAAGCGGCCACCGCCGCCCGCGAAGGTTCTTGGTGCATGGCCACCATCGACACCAAGGCGAACATCCGCTCTTGCTTCTTGCCGCTGGGGCCGATTTGCGTGTTTGGGCCGAACAATTTTCCACTGGCCTTCGGCAGCATTTCGGGCGGCGATTTTGCGGCCGCAATCGCCGCCGGCAACCCGGTGATCGCCAAGGCCAACTCCTCGCATCCCGCCACCACCCGGCTGTTCGCCGAAGAGGCCCAGCTCGCCGCCGACGAGTGCGGCCTGCCGCCCGGCACCGTGCAATTGCTCTACCGCCTGAACCACGAAGACGGCGAGCGGCTGGTGGCCGATCCGCGAGTGGGAGCCACCGGCTATACCGGCGGCCGCTCGGCCGGGCTGAAACTCAAAGCCGCCGCCGACGCCGCCGGCAGGCCGATCTATCTGGAGCTTTCGAGTATCAACCCGGTCGTCGTGTTGCCGGGCGCGCTGGCGGAACGGGCCGAAAAGATTGCCGACGAGTTCAGCACAAGCTGCCTGATGGGCACGGGCCAGTTCTGCACCAATCCGGGCCTGGTGCTGCTGCTGGCCGGCGAAAGCAGCAATCGGTTCGTCGCCGCCGTCTCGCAGCGGTTCGAGCAGGCGCCGCCGGGGGTGTTGCTGTCCAAGTCCGTGGCCGGCTCGCTGGAAAAGAGCGCGGCCGAGTTGACGGCGGCCGGGGCCAAGGCGCTGATCGGCGGACGGCCGGTCGCGGGGCCGGCTTATCGTTTCGCCAACACGCTGTTCCAAGTCGACGCTCGGACCTTTCTTGCCGACCCGCACCGCTTGCAAACCGAGGCTTTCGGAAATTCGTCGCTGCTGGTCGTGGCCGACGACGCCGCGCAAGCCGCGCAGGTGATCGACTCGCTCGAAGGCAACCTGACGGGAGGCATCTACTCCGACACGTCGGGCAGCGATGACCGCCTTTACGACCAGCTCGCTCCGCGATTGCGGCGGCGCGTGGGCCGTTTGCTCAATGATAAGATGCCGACCGGCGTGGCCGTCAGCCCGGCGATGAACCACGGCGGTCCTTATCCGGCGACGGGCCATCCCGGCTTCACAGCCGTCGGCATGCCGGCCTCATTGCACCGCTTCGCCATGCTGGCCTGCTTCGACAACGTCCGTCCGCAACGGCTGCCGGCCGTTTTGCAAGACAAAAACCCCAACGGCCGGATGTGGCGACTCATCGACGGCCAATGGACGCAAGCGGACGTGGCACACACCGTTCTTGCAGAATCGACTCCTGTGCGATGA
- a CDS encoding adenylyltransferase/cytidyltransferase family protein yields MSDSVSTDERGATLAFDGPHPGALPEGEGVKAALELASEARAEGRSVVFTNGCFDLLHRGHLATLEFARSLGDVLIVAVNSDESARRLKGAGRPATGAALRAASLAALGCVDCVVVFGDDTPAELIRAIRPDVLVKGAEYRGTPVPGSEFAGHVAFAPMVPGVSTTEILKQGRGQYCR; encoded by the coding sequence ATGAGCGATTCAGTGTCGACTGACGAGCGCGGAGCAACGCTAGCGTTTGACGGCCCTCACCCCGGCGCTCTCCCGGAGGGAGAGGGAGTCAAAGCGGCGCTGGAGCTCGCGAGCGAGGCGCGGGCGGAGGGACGGAGCGTGGTGTTTACCAACGGGTGCTTCGACCTGCTCCACCGCGGCCACCTGGCGACACTGGAGTTTGCACGGTCGTTGGGCGACGTGTTGATCGTCGCTGTGAATTCCGACGAGTCGGCGCGGCGGCTCAAGGGCGCGGGGCGGCCCGCGACCGGCGCCGCGCTGCGGGCCGCTTCCCTCGCCGCGCTGGGCTGCGTCGACTGTGTCGTGGTGTTCGGCGACGATACGCCGGCGGAGTTGATCCGCGCGATTCGCCCCGATGTGCTGGTGAAAGGGGCCGAGTACCGGGGCACGCCCGTGCCCGGCAGCGAGTTCGCCGGCCACGTCGCGTTCGCCCCGATGGTGCCCGGCGTGTCGACAACGGAGATTCTAAAGCAAGGCAGAGGGCAGTATTGCAGGTAG
- a CDS encoding CmcI family methyltransferase — translation MDRTQVTDNFHRLYYDSHVWTNTRWLGVGAEKCPLDLWIYQEILVEKRPDVIVECGTRYGGSALFMASVCDLIDHGRVISIDVADQRNGLAHPRIEFLIGSSVDQATVETVKGRLQADETVMAALDSDHHREHVLEELEIYGGLVTAGQYLIVEDTNINGNPVAGYYGPGPKEALGEFLPKHPEFTVDRSREKFFLTFNPGGFLLKQ, via the coding sequence GTGGATCGCACGCAAGTTACAGACAACTTTCACCGTCTCTACTACGACAGCCATGTGTGGACGAACACGCGCTGGCTGGGCGTGGGCGCCGAAAAATGCCCGCTCGATCTCTGGATCTACCAGGAAATCCTCGTCGAGAAGCGGCCCGACGTGATCGTCGAGTGCGGCACGCGCTACGGCGGCTCGGCGCTGTTTATGGCCAGCGTGTGCGACCTGATCGACCATGGCCGCGTGATCAGCATCGACGTCGCCGACCAGCGGAACGGCCTGGCCCATCCGCGCATCGAGTTCTTGATCGGCAGCTCGGTGGATCAGGCGACGGTGGAAACGGTTAAGGGCCGACTGCAGGCCGACGAAACGGTGATGGCGGCTCTCGACTCCGACCACCACCGCGAGCATGTGCTCGAGGAACTTGAGATTTACGGGGGGCTGGTCACGGCCGGCCAATATCTGATCGTCGAAGACACGAACATCAACGGCAACCCCGTCGCGGGCTATTACGGCCCCGGACCCAAGGAAGCGCTTGGCGAGTTCTTGCCAAAGCACCCCGAGTTCACGGTCGATCGGTCGCGCGAGAAGTTCTTTTTGACGTTCAATCCGGGAGGGTTTCTGTTGAAGCAGTGA
- the glgA gene encoding glycogen synthase GlgA, with protein MNILLAGSEAVPFAKTGGLADVMASLPIELERLGHRPLVFLPAYRRAVECGQPVEATDVSLTVQIGSKTVSGRLLRSVLPNSTVPVYLVQQDDYYRREDLYGVNGSDFVDNCERFVFFCRAVLEAVRQLQIPIDVVHAHDWQTGLIPAYLKAEYRGVPLYERVASLFTIHNLSYQGVFWHWDMLLTGLDWKYFNWHQMEFYGKLNLMKTGLVFADAINTVSPRYAEEIQTAPLGCGLEGVLQQRRDVLSGIVNGVDYRIWNPKTDGQLARNYDERTFAEGKAACKSALQAELGLPQDKNLPLIGFIGRLVDQKGLDLVSGVLQDGLRTSDVQWVLLGTGEPKYHQLLSTLAERFPQKLALRLAFSDPLAHRIEAGADIFLMPSRFEPCGLNQLYSLKYGTVPVVRATGGLADTVTDTNEQTLAAGTATGFTFRAYEALALAETLRRAIDAWHQPHLWSQIVAAGMRQDWSWQRSARQYVEVYQSLLDRSQATANARR; from the coding sequence ATGAACATCCTGTTAGCTGGAAGCGAGGCCGTTCCTTTCGCCAAGACGGGCGGACTGGCCGACGTCATGGCTTCGTTGCCCATCGAGCTGGAGCGTCTTGGCCATCGCCCGCTGGTCTTCTTGCCGGCCTACCGCCGGGCGGTGGAGTGCGGCCAACCTGTCGAAGCGACCGACGTTTCCCTGACCGTGCAGATCGGCAGCAAGACCGTGAGCGGCCGCTTGCTGCGCAGCGTCTTGCCGAACAGCACCGTGCCCGTCTACCTGGTCCAGCAGGACGATTATTATCGCCGCGAAGACCTGTACGGCGTGAACGGCTCCGACTTCGTCGATAACTGCGAGCGGTTCGTCTTTTTTTGCCGCGCCGTGCTCGAAGCCGTGCGGCAGTTGCAGATTCCCATCGACGTAGTCCACGCCCACGACTGGCAAACCGGGCTGATTCCCGCCTATTTGAAGGCCGAATACCGCGGCGTGCCGCTCTATGAGCGCGTGGCCTCGCTGTTCACCATTCACAACTTGTCTTATCAGGGCGTGTTCTGGCACTGGGACATGCTGCTGACGGGACTCGACTGGAAGTACTTCAACTGGCACCAGATGGAGTTCTACGGCAAGCTGAACTTGATGAAGACCGGGCTGGTGTTCGCCGACGCCATCAACACGGTCAGCCCGCGGTACGCGGAAGAGATTCAGACCGCGCCGTTGGGCTGCGGCCTGGAAGGCGTGTTGCAGCAGCGCCGCGACGTATTGTCGGGCATCGTCAACGGCGTCGACTACCGCATCTGGAATCCGAAGACCGATGGCCAGCTTGCCCGCAACTACGACGAACGGACGTTTGCCGAGGGGAAGGCGGCGTGCAAATCGGCGTTGCAAGCGGAGCTGGGGCTGCCGCAAGACAAAAACCTGCCGCTGATCGGTTTCATCGGCCGGCTGGTCGATCAGAAGGGCCTCGACCTGGTGTCGGGCGTGCTGCAAGACGGGCTCCGCACCAGCGACGTGCAATGGGTGCTGCTGGGCACGGGAGAGCCAAAATATCATCAGCTTCTCTCGACGCTGGCCGAGCGGTTTCCGCAAAAGTTGGCCTTGCGGCTGGCATTTTCCGATCCGCTGGCGCACCGCATCGAGGCCGGCGCCGATATTTTCTTGATGCCCAGCCGTTTTGAGCCATGCGGCCTGAACCAGCTTTACAGCCTGAAATACGGCACGGTGCCCGTGGTGCGGGCCACGGGCGGCCTGGCCGACACCGTGACCGACACCAACGAACAGACGCTGGCGGCGGGCACGGCGACCGGTTTCACGTTCCGGGCCTACGAGGCGTTGGCCTTGGCTGAGACGCTGCGGCGGGCCATCGACGCCTGGCATCAGCCGCACTTGTGGTCGCAGATCGTCGCCGCCGGCATGCGGCAGGACTGGTCGTGGCAGCGCAGCGCACGGCAATACGTGGAAGTCTATCAGAGCCTTCTCGACCGATCGCAAGCGACCGCAAACGCCAGGCGATAG
- a CDS encoding ATPase, T2SS/T4P/T4SS family — protein MKIWFNKVDESRRTLVESAAEEVSIGRDPANQVVLPSPLVSRRHAVVRRAGDQLELRNVGLNSCVVGDREVAGGEAVAFSPGIKVRIWPFTLNFEAETAPVIDRKELEAHLRSIMAGLELRIHKKLLERLDLFEMERSRAGDPATIVLLENNIEDVCRELNVFGPENQPLLEEISGLVLMDLLINQLVMETGHDDFFDLASLTSNEFDVPATLVPERETELYSLLHFARERLLLAEQRDVSSRIRTVEERFAEAFHFLRPHLHDQFRKYVVLRTLKKDLKDTVFGFGPLQDLLRAPTVTEIMVVDSDQIYVERDGVIERSGRRFISDQVTESIIERIVAQVGRRIDKSQPLVDARLPDGSRVNAIIPPLAVSGPCLTIRKFPAQRFTMDDLVEIGTISQAAAAFLRACVIDHRSTLVSGGTGTGKTTLLNVMSSFIPYKERIVTIEDTSELRLHQEHVVTLEAKLPNAEGAGAYTIRDLVRNALRMRPDRIIVGECRGAEALDMIQAMNTGHAGSMTTVHANSSNEVIERLEVLMLMAAELPMISIHRQIASAIDVIVQITRFPTGQRRVTQISELTGVHPETKEVIVTDIFNDRHGVGLQPTGYLPTFIASLIEKRLLESKFLYGETDGAAHRQLGYAPAGDTLPGAAGVSAAAPPSSTFSIPAPPPPRSRATATVPSDPAEAVQNGQRARSSPDATDDQWYCLIAGNELGPLSVREVRRMVRNGTIKADDLVRCGPNGAWLPSRQASFASGGAELSSRDG, from the coding sequence GTGAAAATCTGGTTCAACAAAGTCGATGAGAGCCGGCGAACGCTCGTCGAATCGGCCGCCGAGGAGGTGTCGATCGGCCGCGATCCGGCGAATCAGGTGGTGCTGCCCAGCCCGCTCGTCTCGCGGCGGCACGCCGTGGTGCGGCGCGCCGGCGATCAACTGGAATTACGCAACGTCGGCCTGAATAGCTGCGTGGTGGGCGACCGCGAAGTCGCCGGCGGCGAGGCGGTCGCCTTCTCGCCCGGCATCAAGGTGCGCATCTGGCCCTTCACGCTCAACTTCGAGGCCGAAACCGCGCCGGTCATCGATCGCAAGGAGCTGGAGGCCCACCTGCGTTCGATCATGGCCGGCCTGGAGCTGCGGATTCACAAGAAGCTGCTCGAGCGGCTCGATCTGTTCGAAATGGAGCGCAGCCGCGCCGGCGACCCGGCCACCATCGTGCTGCTGGAAAACAACATCGAAGACGTCTGCCGCGAGCTGAACGTGTTCGGCCCCGAAAACCAGCCGCTCTTGGAAGAAATCAGCGGGCTGGTGTTGATGGACCTGCTCATCAACCAGTTGGTGATGGAAACCGGGCACGACGATTTCTTCGACCTGGCCTCGCTCACCTCGAACGAATTCGATGTGCCCGCGACGCTCGTGCCCGAACGCGAGACCGAGCTTTACAGCTTGCTGCACTTTGCCCGCGAGCGTCTGCTGTTGGCCGAGCAGCGCGACGTGAGCAGCCGCATTCGCACGGTGGAGGAGCGGTTCGCCGAAGCATTTCATTTTTTGCGGCCGCACCTGCACGACCAGTTCCGCAAGTACGTGGTGCTGCGGACGCTGAAAAAGGACCTGAAAGACACCGTGTTCGGTTTCGGACCGCTGCAAGACCTGCTGCGGGCGCCGACGGTCACCGAAATCATGGTCGTCGACAGCGACCAGATTTATGTGGAGCGCGACGGCGTGATCGAGCGCTCCGGGCGGCGGTTCATTTCCGACCAGGTGACCGAGTCGATCATCGAACGCATCGTGGCCCAGGTCGGCCGCCGCATCGACAAGAGCCAGCCGCTGGTCGATGCCCGGTTGCCGGACGGCTCGCGCGTGAACGCCATCATTCCGCCCTTGGCGGTGAGCGGTCCCTGCCTCACCATCCGCAAGTTTCCCGCCCAGCGGTTCACGATGGACGACCTGGTCGAGATCGGCACCATCAGCCAGGCCGCGGCGGCTTTTTTGCGGGCCTGCGTCATCGATCACCGCAGCACGCTCGTCAGCGGCGGCACGGGCACCGGCAAAACCACGCTGCTCAACGTGATGAGCAGTTTCATTCCCTACAAGGAACGGATCGTCACCATCGAAGACACTTCCGAGCTGCGACTGCACCAGGAGCACGTGGTCACGCTGGAAGCGAAGCTGCCCAACGCCGAAGGGGCCGGGGCGTATACCATCCGCGACCTGGTGCGCAACGCGCTGCGCATGCGGCCCGACCGCATCATCGTGGGCGAGTGCCGCGGGGCCGAAGCGTTGGACATGATTCAGGCCATGAACACCGGGCACGCCGGCTCGATGACCACGGTCCACGCCAACAGCTCGAACGAAGTCATCGAGCGGCTGGAGGTGCTGATGTTGATGGCGGCCGAGCTGCCGATGATTTCGATTCATCGGCAGATCGCGTCGGCCATCGACGTGATCGTGCAGATCACGCGATTCCCCACCGGGCAGCGGCGCGTGACGCAGATTTCGGAGTTGACCGGCGTTCACCCGGAAACGAAAGAGGTGATCGTCACCGACATCTTCAACGACCGTCACGGCGTGGGCCTGCAACCGACCGGCTATCTGCCGACGTTCATCGCCTCGCTGATCGAGAAGCGGTTGCTCGAATCGAAGTTTTTGTATGGCGAGACGGACGGCGCCGCGCACCGACAACTCGGTTATGCGCCGGCCGGCGATACGCTGCCCGGCGCCGCCGGCGTTTCGGCCGCCGCGCCGCCGTCGAGCACGTTCAGCATTCCCGCGCCGCCCCCACCGCGCTCGCGGGCAACGGCCACGGTGCCGAGCGACCCGGCCGAAGCGGTGCAAAACGGCCAGCGCGCACGGTCGTCGCCGGACGCGACTGACGACCAGTGGTACTGCCTGATTGCCGGCAACGAGCTTGGCCCGCTTTCGGTCCGCGAGGTGCGGCGGATGGTCCGAAACGGCACGATCAAGGCCGACGATCTGGTGCGTTGCGGCCCGAACGGTGCCTGGTTGCCGAGCCGGCAGGCAAGTTTTGCGTCGGGTGGGGCCGAGCTATCCTCGCGCGACGGTTGA
- a CDS encoding ABC transporter ATP-binding protein, with the protein MLRLSNVQKSFIEPDGTPLPVLDIARFEVAAGEQMVLVGRSGCGKTTLLHVIAGISRPDRGQVEVHGCDIATLPEAGRDRFRADNIGYVFQTFNLLPGFSALENVLLGMTFARGRADGERAATLLNRVGLGHRLTHKPAMLSVGEQQRVAVARALANRPKLLLADEPTANVDSRNQQQIIDLIRQTCGEEQVTLVLVTHTPEVAGQFPRVERLDEFNQAVAT; encoded by the coding sequence ATGCTGCGTTTGAGCAACGTACAGAAGTCGTTTATCGAGCCGGACGGCACACCGCTGCCGGTGCTGGACATCGCGCGGTTCGAGGTGGCGGCGGGTGAACAGATGGTGCTCGTCGGCCGAAGCGGCTGCGGAAAGACGACGCTGCTGCACGTAATCGCCGGCATCAGCCGGCCCGACCGCGGGCAGGTCGAGGTGCATGGCTGCGACATTGCGACCTTGCCCGAAGCCGGCCGCGACCGCTTTCGGGCAGACAACATCGGTTACGTGTTTCAAACCTTCAACCTGCTGCCCGGCTTTTCGGCCCTGGAAAACGTGCTGCTGGGCATGACTTTCGCGCGGGGCCGGGCCGACGGCGAGCGTGCGGCCACGCTGCTCAACCGCGTCGGCCTGGGCCACCGTCTGACGCACAAGCCGGCCATGCTCTCCGTGGGCGAGCAGCAGCGGGTGGCGGTGGCCCGTGCCCTGGCGAACCGGCCGAAACTGCTCTTGGCCGACGAGCCTACGGCCAACGTCGATAGCCGCAATCAGCAGCAGATCATCGACCTCATCCGCCAGACCTGCGGCGAAGAGCAAGTCACACTGGTGCTGGTGACGCACACGCCCGAAGTCGCCGGGCAATTCCCGCGCGTCGAGCGTTTAGACGAATTCAACCAGGCGGTGGCTACATGA